One window of Brachionichthys hirsutus isolate HB-005 chromosome 21, CSIRO-AGI_Bhir_v1, whole genome shotgun sequence genomic DNA carries:
- the cox6b1 gene encoding cytochrome c oxidase subunit 6B1 has product MAEDLKTKLENYRTAPFDARFPNQNQTRNCWSNYLDFHRCQKVLSAKGADTAPCEWYGRVYKSLCPTSWIQKWDEQREEGIFPGKI; this is encoded by the exons atggCAGAGGACCTTAAGACGAAACTTGAGAATTATCGCACCGCACCGTTTGATGCCCGATTCcccaaccagaaccagaccagGAACTGCTGGTCCAACTATTTGG ACTTCCACCGCTGCCAGAAAGTTCTGTCTGCAAAAGGAGCGGACACCGCCCCGTGTGAATGGTACGGGAGGGTCTACAAGTCTCTCTGCCCCACATCCTgg ATCCAGAAATGGGATGAACAGAGAGAAGAAGGGATCTTTCCAGGAAAAATCTGA